The Aquipuribacter hungaricus sequence TCACCGGGTCCTTGGCCAGGTCCAGCCGGTGGATCATCACCAGGCCCAGCCCGTTGATGAGCAGCGCGATCGGGATCATCACGGGGTCCGCGTAGGGCGCGACGACCCGGACGACGACGTGCAGCAGCAGGCCGAGGCCGAGCAGCCCGCCGGAGACGGCGACGAGCCGGGCCGGCAGCTGGCCGCCCAGGGTGAGGCCCACCAGGGCGTAGGCCGCGGTGGAGATGCCGACCGACAGCACGACGAGCAGCAGCTCGAAGCCGCGGCGGGTGCCGGGGGCGAGCGCGGTGACCACGGTCGTCACGGCTCGGTCTCCAGCTGGGCGCGCAGGTCGCGGACGATCCGCAGCGCCTCGTCGCGGTCGTCGGCCTGGATGCCCTCGGTGACGATGCCGCGCTGGAAGAACGGCAGGTCGGCGACGGCCACGTCGGTCGTCTCCTCCACGGTCGACAGCCGCAGCGGGCCGACGTCCTGGGTGAGGCCCCGGAACACCGCGACCACCTCCTCGCCGCCCTCGGTCCCGGTCACGCCCACGAAGTACTGCTCCTGCGACCAGCTCCAGCCGGCCCACACCGCGCCGGCCAGGCCGAGCGCGACGAGCAGGGCGACGAGCCAGGGGACCCAGCGACGGACCGGTGAGGGGTCGTCGTCGTCGTCGGCGTCGTCCCCGTCCTCGCCCGGCGCGGCGGGCTCGCGGCCCAGGGAGGCGGCGCGGGCGGCGGGGCTGTCGTCGGCCGGGGTGGTCGGGGTCCGGCCGCGGGTGCGCGCGGCGGCGGCACCGACCACCTGGGGGGCGGTCGAGGGCGGGGTGTCGAGGTCGACGACGTCGGCGACGATGACCGTGACGTTGTCCGGGGCGCCGGAGCGCATGGCGAGGCGGACCAGGGCCTCCGCCGTGGTGGCCGGGTCGTCGCCCGCGGCGAGGGTGTCGTGGAGGGTGTCGTGGCTGACGAAGCCGGACAGCCCGTCGGAGCACAGCAGCCACCGGTCGCCCGGGCGGCCCTCGCGGACCGACAGGTCCGGCTCGTCGCCGTGCTCGCCGGTGAGCACCCGCATGACGACGTTGCGCTGCGGGTGGTTCTCGGCCTCCTCCTCGCTGATCCGGCCGGCCTCGACCAGGCTCTGCACGTACGTGTGGTCGGTCGTCACCTTGACCAGGTCGCCGTCGCGGAGCAGGTAGGCCCGGGAGTCGCCGATGTGCGCGAGCACGATCCGGGACCCGGCGCGCAGCAGGGCCGTCACCGTCGTGCCCATGCCGGCGAGCTCCGGCTGGACGCGCACCCGCTCCTGCAGCGCGGTGTTGGTCGTGCGGAGCCGCTCCGCGAGCCGGGTCTGGGCCTCGGTGCTGCCGAGCGCCTCGCCGTCCAGGTCGGCGAGGGTGCCGACCGCGAGCGAGCTGGCGACGTCCCCGCCGGCGTGGCCGCCCATCCCGTCGGCGACGACGAGCAGGTGGGGGCCGGCGTACCCGGAGTCCTCGTTCTTGGTGCGCACCAGGCCCACGTCGCTGCGGGCCGCGTAGCGCAGCGCGGTCGACACTAGGCCCTCAGCTCCAGGACGGTCCGGCCGATGCGGACCGGCACCCGGACCTGCAGCGCGACCGGGCCCTGGACCTGCTCCTTGCGGACGTAGGTGCCGTTGGTCGAGCCGAGGTCCTCGAGCACCCACTGCCCGTCCTGGCGGCTGATCCGCGCGTGGCGGCCCGAGGCGAACTCGTCGTCGATGACGAGCGTGCAGTCCGCCGCCCGGCCGACAGTGATGGCGGACGTGCCGAGGGTGATGGTCGTGCCCTGGAGGGAGCCCTCGGTGACGACGAGCTGGCGCGGCAGGGCGGGCGGGCGCGGCTCGGGGGGCTGGCGGGCGCCCGGCGTCTGGCGCGCGGGCGGACGGACGGGGGGGGCGGCCTTCTTGGCCGGGGCCGAGCGGGGCGACCGGACCGCGACCCGGGTGCCGTAGAGGTCACCGCGCAGGACGCCGACGACACCGAGCACGAACAGCCACAGCAGCACGAGCAGGCCGAGCTGGAGCACCGTGAGCGTGAGCTCGCTCATGACGGCGCCCCCAGGGTGCGGCTCATCCGGCGTCCCTCACGACGACGCGGGTGTGGCCGAGCGACACCACGTCGCCGCTGCGCAGCGCCTGGTGCCCGACCGGCTCGTCGGCGACGAAGGTGCCGTTCGTCGAGCCCAGGTCGAGCACGGACAGCACGGTGCGACCGGAGGAGGTGTCGACGCGCAGCTCGGCGTGCCGGCGGGAGACGCCGGTGTCGTCGAGCACGATGTCGGCGTCGGACCCGCGGCCCAGCGTGGTGACCGGGCCGGTGAGCACGTAGGCGCGCCCGTCGACCTCGATGACCGGCCGGCCCTGGGCGGAGGTACGGCTCGTCGCCGGGGCGACGGCGCCCTTGACGGTCTGGCTGCTGACGTCGAAGACGCCCACCTCGAGGGAGTCGTCGCGCTCGAGGACCACGGAGACCGGTCCGACGAAGGCGTAGCGCTGCTTGTCGGCGTGCTCGGTGACGGCCGCGGCGAGCTCGTCGGCCAGCGCGTCCTCCCACTCGCCGAGGCGGTCGTGGTCCTCGCCGCTGAGGGTGACGGTGAAGGCGTTGGGCACCAGGGTGCGGCCGCGGCCCAGGACGGCGGCGCGGTCGTCGAGCTCGCGGCGGAGGGCGGAGGCGATCTCCACGGGCTGGACACGGGAGCGGAACGTGCGCGCGAAGACGCCGTTGACGGCGCGCTCGACGCCCTTCTCGAACCTGTCCAGCAGACCCACGACCGACCACCTCCTTCCGCGTGTACGTGCTGGTGTACGTGCTGGTGGGAGCACCCGGCCGAGGGCACGGAAGAACCCCGGGACGTGCCCGGCCAGGTCGCAATGTACCGGCGGGGCCCGGGGGCCGCGGAAACGTGGCGTGCGGGGGGCGCCCCGGGATCGGTGTACCCTGACCGCTGCGCGCGAGTGGCGGAATAGGCAGACGCGCACGGTTCAGGTCCGTGTGCCCGAAAGGGCGTGGGGGTTCAACTCCCCCCTCGCGCACGCAGCACCACCACGAGAGCCCCCGGCCGGTCGGTCGGGGGCTCTCGTGCTGCTGGCCCCCGGGCCCGTCACCCGCGCTCGGCCGCGGCGGCGATGTCGGCGAGGTCCGCCCGCAGGGCGGTGACCACCGAGCGCCGCACCAGCGGCGCCGTGAGGGCTGCCAGCGCCGCCGTCACCCGCCCCGTCGGTGTGCCGGCGAAGCCCACCGTGACGTCCGTGCCGCCCGCGGCAGGGACGAACGTGAACGTCGAGACGTAGCGGGCGCCGCCGCTGTGCGCCTCTGCGGTGTAGGAGCGGTGGGGGTCGACGGCGGTGACGGCCATCTCCTCCGTCGCGCTCCTGCCGAGCATCGTGCGGGTCTCCCGCCACCGGGTGCCGACACCGAACGGCCCGTCCGTGAGGACCTCGACGGACGTCACCGCCCGCAGCACGTCGGGCGCCCCGGTGAGGTCGGTGGCCACCTCCCACACCCGGCCCACCGGGGACGCCACGTGCCGCGACACCTCGACCTGCTTCACGCCCGGACCTGCATCACGTCTGGACCTGCGTCATGACGACCTCCTGGTGCGGTGCGCCCGTGGTCCGGGCCGGGACGTCATCGTGGCAGCGCACCCCGACACATCACCGGTCCTGCGCCACGACGGCCGCCGTCACCGGCCCCGGGGCCCCTGCCGCGTAGGCGGCGCTGAGCCGGCGGTACGGCCCGCTGAGCAGCGCGGCGACGGTGAAGAGCAGCCCGAGTGCCCCGGTCACGACGAACACCAGCGCGATCCCCCGGTCCGCCCCGGTCCCGAACCAGCCGCCGATGGCCCGGGCGAGCGCACCGTCGGTCATCGCGGGGATGACGACCAGCTCGGTGAACGGGGCGACGAGGAACGCCGTCAGCGGGGAGGCGGCCAGCTCGACGCTCTGCGCGAAGCCGAAGACCCGGCCCTGCCGCTCGAACGGCACCACCCGCTGGAGCACGGTCTGCTCGGCGGCCTCCGCGAACGGCGACAGCACCATGTAGACCATGAGCCCCGCCGCGAGCAGCCACACCGACGTGCGCAGCGGGAAGAGGATGGTCACCGTCCACAGCACGACGTTGACCAGCAGCAGCGTCCGGACCGGGTTGGCGCCGAGGCCGCTGCGCGCGACGACGAGCCCGCCGACGATGGCGCCGGTGCTCAGCACGCCCCAGAGCAGCCCCCACACCTGCACCGACACCAGCGACAGCCCGTAGGCGTCCATGAGCGACATGAACGAGCCGCCGAGCACGTTGTTGACGCACGAGAAGACGATGAGCGCCGGCAGCCCGGGCACCCCGCCGACGATCCGCAGCGTCCCCCGCAGGTCGACGCCGTGCCCGTCGTCCCCGGCCGTCGTCCGCCGGGGCGCCGGCTCCGGCACCCGCAGCGTCGACAGGTGGACCACCGAGGCCACCAGCACGACGAGGGCGAGGACGAGCACCGACCGCATCCCGTCGTAGCCCACGAGCAGGCCGCTGACGACCGACGTGGCCAGGAACGACACCCCCTGCACCGTGCCGACCAGGCCGTTCGCCCGGTCGCGCGCCCCCTCGGGGACCAGCAGCGTGACCAGCGTGGGCACCGCGATGCTCCGGAGGTTGCCGGTGATGACGCCCGCCATGAGCGTGACGACGAAGACCCACAGCCACGGCTCGGCCGGGTCGCGGAACGAGCCGGCGGGCGCCAGCAGGTAGCCGGCGAGGCAGACGGCGTAGACCACGGCCGAGACGACCGACGAGGCCTGCATGACCTGCGTCTTGCGGTGGTGGTCGACGAGGCTGCCGAACCAGATCCCGGTCAGCGCGGTGGCCGCCAGGAAGATGCCCGCGATGACGCCGGTCGCCAGGACCGAGCGCGTCTCCAGGTAGACCCAGAAGGTCACGGCGAAGAACACGGTCCAGTTGACGACCGACACCAGCAGGACGTCGAGCAGCACGTGCACGAACACCCGCTGCCGCGGTTCGGCCAGGTCGAGCCGCGTCGCGTCCGTCGTCGCCATGGGTCCTCCCCCTCTGCGCGGTGGTCGCTCCACCGGGCACGGTCTCCCGACCGCCGCCCCACCGAGAAGTCATCGCGCCTGGTGCGGGGTCCAGGCTGCCGCACCCCCGGCGGCCGGGTCGCGCGGTTTTCCCCGTCGCGCCCCTGCGTGCGCGGCACGCCGCCCCTACGTTGGTCCCGTGGCCAGCTCGAAGGCACCGGCGACGGTGATCGACGTGGACGGGCTCGACGTGCGCCTCACCAGCCCGGACCGCGTGTACTTCCCCGCGACGGGGGCCACCAAGCTGGACCTGCTGCAGTACTACCTGAGCGTCGGCGACGGCATCGTCGACGCCCTGCGCGAGCGGCCGTGCATGCTCCACCGCTTCCCCAAGGGCGTCGAGGGCGACAAGGTGCACCAGAAGCGTGTCCCCGCCGGCGCCCCGCCGTGGGTGGAGACGGTGCAGCTGTGGTTCCCCCGCTGGGGCCGGACCGCCGACGAGCTCTGCGTCACGCACCTGGCGCAGGTGGCGTGGGCGGTGCAGATGTCGACCGTGGAGTTCCACCCGTGGAACAGCCGCCGCGCCGACACCGAGTCGCCCGACGAGTGGCGCATCGACCTGGACCCGGGACCGCTGTCGGACTACGCCCAGGTCCGGCGGGTCGCGCACGTCGTCCACGAGGTCCTCGACGAGCTCGGCGCCGTCGGCTA is a genomic window containing:
- a CDS encoding PP2C family protein-serine/threonine phosphatase yields the protein MSTALRYAARSDVGLVRTKNEDSGYAGPHLLVVADGMGGHAGGDVASSLAVGTLADLDGEALGSTEAQTRLAERLRTTNTALQERVRVQPELAGMGTTVTALLRAGSRIVLAHIGDSRAYLLRDGDLVKVTTDHTYVQSLVEAGRISEEEAENHPQRNVVMRVLTGEHGDEPDLSVREGRPGDRWLLCSDGLSGFVSHDTLHDTLAAGDDPATTAEALVRLAMRSGAPDNVTVIVADVVDLDTPPSTAPQVVGAAAARTRGRTPTTPADDSPAARAASLGREPAAPGEDGDDADDDDDPSPVRRWVPWLVALLVALGLAGAVWAGWSWSQEQYFVGVTGTEGGEEVVAVFRGLTQDVGPLRLSTVEETTDVAVADLPFFQRGIVTEGIQADDRDEALRIVRDLRAQLETEP
- a CDS encoding FHA domain-containing protein FhaB/FipA, yielding MSELTLTVLQLGLLVLLWLFVLGVVGVLRGDLYGTRVAVRSPRSAPAKKAAPPVRPPARQTPGARQPPEPRPPALPRQLVVTEGSLQGTTITLGTSAITVGRAADCTLVIDDEFASGRHARISRQDGQWVLEDLGSTNGTYVRKEQVQGPVALQVRVPVRIGRTVLELRA
- a CDS encoding FhaA domain-containing protein, which gives rise to MGLLDRFEKGVERAVNGVFARTFRSRVQPVEIASALRRELDDRAAVLGRGRTLVPNAFTVTLSGEDHDRLGEWEDALADELAAAVTEHADKQRYAFVGPVSVVLERDDSLEVGVFDVSSQTVKGAVAPATSRTSAQGRPVIEVDGRAYVLTGPVTTLGRGSDADIVLDDTGVSRRHAELRVDTSSGRTVLSVLDLGSTNGTFVADEPVGHQALRSGDVVSLGHTRVVVRDAG
- a CDS encoding SRPBCC family protein codes for the protein MKQVEVSRHVASPVGRVWEVATDLTGAPDVLRAVTSVEVLTDGPFGVGTRWRETRTMLGRSATEEMAVTAVDPHRSYTAEAHSGGARYVSTFTFVPAAGGTDVTVGFAGTPTGRVTAALAALTAPLVRRSVVTALRADLADIAAAAERG
- a CDS encoding MFS transporter, translating into MATTDATRLDLAEPRQRVFVHVLLDVLLVSVVNWTVFFAVTFWVYLETRSVLATGVIAGIFLAATALTGIWFGSLVDHHRKTQVMQASSVVSAVVYAVCLAGYLLAPAGSFRDPAEPWLWVFVVTLMAGVITGNLRSIAVPTLVTLLVPEGARDRANGLVGTVQGVSFLATSVVSGLLVGYDGMRSVLVLALVVLVASVVHLSTLRVPEPAPRRTTAGDDGHGVDLRGTLRIVGGVPGLPALIVFSCVNNVLGGSFMSLMDAYGLSLVSVQVWGLLWGVLSTGAIVGGLVVARSGLGANPVRTLLLVNVVLWTVTILFPLRTSVWLLAAGLMVYMVLSPFAEAAEQTVLQRVVPFERQGRVFGFAQSVELAASPLTAFLVAPFTELVVIPAMTDGALARAIGGWFGTGADRGIALVFVVTGALGLLFTVAALLSGPYRRLSAAYAAGAPGPVTAAVVAQDR
- the ligD gene encoding non-homologous end-joining DNA ligase, translated to MASSKAPATVIDVDGLDVRLTSPDRVYFPATGATKLDLLQYYLSVGDGIVDALRERPCMLHRFPKGVEGDKVHQKRVPAGAPPWVETVQLWFPRWGRTADELCVTHLAQVAWAVQMSTVEFHPWNSRRADTESPDEWRIDLDPGPLSDYAQVRRVAHVVHEVLDELGAVGYPKTSGGKGMHVYVRIPPDHGFTDVRRAALAFAREVERRAPDDVTTTWWRKDRDPHALFVDYNQNARDHTIAAAYSVRGTPQGTVSTPVRWDEVDDAEPDDFTIATVPARFAELGDLHAGIDDHVFDIAPLLEWAERDEARGAEVPPEPEPAPD